In Streptomyces sp. NBC_01381, the sequence GGCGAGATCGACCCCGGGTCGCACGCCTATCGCGGCCCCACCGCCCGCAACAGCGTGATGTTCGGTCCGCCCGGACACGCGTATGTCTACTTCACGTACGGCATGTGGCACTGCCTCAATGTGGTGTGCGGCCCCGAGGGCACCGCGAGCGGTGTCCTGCTCCGCGCGGGTGAGATCACCACGGGCGCCGAGCTCGCCCGCAAACGTCGACTCTCGGCCCGCAACGACAAGGAACTGGCCAAAGGCCCTGCCCGCCTGGCCACGGCCCTGGACGTGGACCGCGACCTCAATGGCACGGACCTCTGCGCGGGCCGGGGCGCCCCGCTCACCCTCCTGACCGGCACTCCCGTCGACCCCGACCAGGTCAGGAACGGCCCGCGCACAGGAGTGGGCGGAGACGGCGCCGTCCACCCCTGGCGCTTCTGGACCCCCAACGACCCGACGGTGAGCCCTTATCGGGCCCATACGCCCCGGCGCCGTTCAACTTGACGCAGCCTTGAG encodes:
- a CDS encoding DNA-3-methyladenine glycosylase; translation: MIAAPDRTPLPRDFFDRPVLEVAPDLLGRVLLRTSPDGPIELRLTEVEAYAGEIDPGSHAYRGPTARNSVMFGPPGHAYVYFTYGMWHCLNVVCGPEGTASGVLLRAGEITTGAELARKRRLSARNDKELAKGPARLATALDVDRDLNGTDLCAGRGAPLTLLTGTPVDPDQVRNGPRTGVGGDGAVHPWRFWTPNDPTVSPYRAHTPRRRST